The following DNA comes from Candidatus Poribacteria bacterium.
AGTGAGTGTGGTCGTCACAAAAACGAAGATATAAAAAAGTTTCTTATACAATGCCTTTTCCTGTTTGATTTAGAGTTTACGTCCGGTGCAGTATACCAAAGTGTTGAAGCGATGTCAAATAAAACGAAGCGAGGCATAGATGCCTCATACTACGGTAAATAGGACTTATACAGAAAAAATTAGATGACACGAAGTCTGATTTTTGATATGATTCGGTTATACTGTCAGGACTTACGCAATTGTAGCCGTAGCACGTCTTGTGAGATGGGGATTTTCCCAAAAATACACACGTTCTTCTGACACAAACTGGAAAGTTTGTGCTACAAATGAGTAGACTGCGTAAATCCTAACTGTATTACTTTCTGACTTTGTTCCGGCATAACGAAACATGCCTACTACCTTCCAAAGGATACAAAAAAATGAAATTCAAACGTGAAGAAATCTTAGCCCAATTACGCAGCAATATTGACGCAGGTAAACCCATCATCGGCGCAGGTGCTGGCACGGGTATCTCCGCCAAATGTGAGGCGGCTGGCGGCATTGACCTGATTATTATCTATAACTCCGGCAGATTCAGAATGGCGGGTAGAGGTTCACTCGCTGGGATGATGCCTTACGGCGATGCGAACCAGATTGTCGTTGAGATGGCGAGCGAAGTGCTACCAGTCGTTCCAGATACGCCTGTCCTCGCAGGGGTCTGCGGCACCGATCCGTTTCGCTTGATGGATGTTTTCTTAAGCCAAATAGATGCGATCGGTTTTTCGGGTGTGCAGAACTTCCCGACGGTGGGACTGATTGATGGCACCTTCCGTCAACTGCTTGAAGAGACCGATATGGGGTACGGACCTGAGGTGGAGATGATTCGGACAGCGAGTCAGATGGGGATGCTTACCACGCCGTACGCGTTCAACGAAACCGAAGCAGAACAGATGGCAGATGCAGGCGCGGATATCCTCGTCGCACACATGGGGCTGACGACGAAAGGTTCTATCGGCGCACAAACTGCCTTCACACTTGAGGATGCCGCCAAACGGGTTCAAGCCATCCATGACGCTGCGAAAGGGGTCAATCCGGAGATTCTCGTTATCTGTCACGGCGGTCCTATTGCTGAACCCGAAGACGCAACCTACGTTCTGGAAAATACCGAGGGCGTTGTCGGTTTCTACGGTGCGTCGAGTGCGGAACGTCTCCCGACAGAGCGCGCGATTACGGCGCAAATTGAGGCTTTCAAGGAAATTCGGTTGTAGTTTCCACCCCAGGTCGTCAGTGTTAAACTGATTCAGATGGGTATGTCCGCAAGCACATGCTAACACCTGCATGAGAGAAACGGACGCACCAAGAAACCGGTTCAAACGTTCCGCTGAGACTTCTACCTCACTCTTCGAGATAGTTCTCGTTAATATAGCGCGTGATCAATTCAATCTCTTCCCCTTCAAGATAAAGCCCTGTTTCTATCATCCGGGCAATGACCTCGGTTGTCTCTTCTTTGGAACGAGGGGGATAGTCTTCAACATCGGTGAGCGGATGACATTGCGAGCATTTATCCTCAAAGAGTGCTTTCGCTTCTCCTTCATCGTAGGTGTCTACCGCTGTTGGGTCAATTTCAGGTTCAACTTCAGCTTCCATTTCTGCTTCCATAACGAAAGTCACGATTTGGGCAGCCGCCTTCGCTTCATCCGCACGCATCTGTGCTTGCCGTTGCTGCCGGACCGAGGTTTGAATGTCGGGTGTAATCGAGATGAGATATGCTGAGACGCTCCACTCTTCTTCTTGGTGAATCGGTTCACCGATCATAGGCTTTATCGCCATCCGATTGACGAGACGTACCCAGTCAGTCGGCGTGCGCGGCTTCGCGAGAATGGTGCGTAAGTCGTGACAGACGACGCACTTACGCTGTAAAACGTGCTGTCCATCCCGCAATTTTCGCTTTGATGCGAGTTGGTCGAGCGGTGCTTCCTCCGGCAATCCAGCATTTTCAAGTAACCTGCGTGTTCGAGCAATGCCCTCCTCGCTGAATGCCATTGTCTGTGTTCGCAACGCTGCTTCGCGGAATGTGAACGGCACCGACAACCCGATCAACAGATAGGTACAAATCAGCAGCGTTGTACCAATATACGGCATTACTTCCTCAAAATGCCGGAAAAACCGAAGGATGGCGATCTTGACAAGAATCAACACACCGATGGTAATACCGAGCATTAGATGTGCTACGGTGCGCGGTGGCAACTCGACTTGGTAGTTCCACAGGCGCGGCACCATGTGCCACATCATGAAGACATAGAGGATCGCATACGCATAACCGATGAACCGATGGAGCAGGGTCAAGGACCGTGGGGCGGAACTCGTATGCGTTTCCTTGTCAAATGGGTAACCCCATAACTTAAACATCAAGAAAACAGAGGCGTTCGCGAGGCCCAAGAAGATTAACCCAAGAATCGCGCTGGTTGAAGTAGACATATTAGTTATCTAATCTTCGCTACAAGACCTAATCCTTTAGGTTTGGGATGTAGTAGCGTCCTTATATTTGAAGTTGAGTCGTTTCAAGATAGTATATTCGTTTTCTTTCGCCTGAAATACGACTTGTTTACTACTGTTGATTTCGCTGAGCGTTAACTTTCCCTTTTGATGTCCTGAGACGCGTAGGAAGCCGTGTTTGACATGTTTGACGAGTGCATTCTTGACAGTATTGAGACACCGGGTGCCACCATATCTATTTCGTCTCCTACCTCTCGCCTCTTGTTCACGGTGGAGACACCTGCGTTTGATAGGTATCGATGCTATACAAAATATATCTGTGTTGTCAGGTATATTCTTTCCACCAACAGCATGATATGCCAGACACCAACTATCTACACAATGTGCGTCAAAGGTTTCTGACATCTTGTCTGACGACTTCTTTAGTCCTAACCTATCGCGTATCTCTTTGGTTTCCCACCCTTGAAGTGTTCGCAACTCCCACCGCTTTCGGAGTTCACGATAGAACCACCGTTTACCAACTTCAAGTGGGCTAAACGATTGATTCCACTTCTTCGCACGTTCTATTGTCGGTGCCCTAATATCCTCTACGCAGACCTGCGTAACTGGATACAGCTTCGACAGCCAATGAAGTATCCGTAGTTTCCAATTCCACCTCGCACGAGTGCCCGCGGGTATTCGTTCTCTATTCGCAAGGCGGTTGGTTCTGTTAGGACGGTTCGGACACTTACGAGAGCGTCTACGCCTGCGCAACTCACGACGCTTCGCTACTTTCTTACCCACTTTATTATGAGCGTCCGCCTGCACATTCAAATAGGTATGCTTTTCTGATTTGACGGTAAACCCCTCTTTCTTACTACCGGGGTCTACACCGACAACAATATCTTGTATTTCTCTGTCAGACGGTTCTTT
Coding sequences within:
- a CDS encoding RRXRR domain-containing protein, which encodes MFVPVKTKDGQQLMPLHAARARKLIKRGEATPYWDNGIYCIRLNKEPSDREIQDIVVGVDPGSKKEGFTVKSEKHTYLNVQADAHNKVGKKVAKRRELRRRRRSRKCPNRPNRTNRLANRERIPAGTRARWNWKLRILHWLSKLYPVTQVCVEDIRAPTIERAKKWNQSFSPLEVGKRWFYRELRKRWELRTLQGWETKEIRDRLGLKKSSDKMSETFDAHCVDSWCLAYHAVGGKNIPDNTDIFCIASIPIKRRCLHREQEARGRRRNRYGGTRCLNTVKNALVKHVKHGFLRVSGHQKGKLTLSEINSSKQVVFQAKENEYTILKRLNFKYKDATTSQT
- a CDS encoding phosphoenolpyruvate hydrolase family protein — protein: MKFKREEILAQLRSNIDAGKPIIGAGAGTGISAKCEAAGGIDLIIIYNSGRFRMAGRGSLAGMMPYGDANQIVVEMASEVLPVVPDTPVLAGVCGTDPFRLMDVFLSQIDAIGFSGVQNFPTVGLIDGTFRQLLEETDMGYGPEVEMIRTASQMGMLTTPYAFNETEAEQMADAGADILVAHMGLTTKGSIGAQTAFTLEDAAKRVQAIHDAAKGVNPEILVICHGGPIAEPEDATYVLENTEGVVGFYGASSAERLPTERAITAQIEAFKEIRL